Within the Cupriavidus malaysiensis genome, the region GCGCCGCCGACTGCGACTCCACCATCGAATCGCCCGCCGCCTATCCCTCGCATGCGGAAGCCGAGGCGGCCTGCTGGGCGGCCGGCAACCGGCTGCTGGACGGCATCCGCCTGGCCGGCGAATCACGTGCCCACTGAAACGCGCGCCCGGGGGGCTGCGCAGCGACCCGCTTAGCCGCCGCTCAGTCGCCGCCTGGCGCACGCTGCGCCCGGCAACCGCCCCAAGTGGCCGGTTCGGCAGCCCGTGCGTATTGTTCTTGCACCGCGCCATGGATGCGCTAGGCTGTAAGCCTCAGGGGCGGACGCATGTCTGTGCGCTGCCCCACCTTCCCGCATGGTCCCGTGTGGGAATTCCGCCGTTCCGACCCACCGCCGGCCCCGTGCCGGCGCAGGCCGCGTCGCCCCGGACGGCTGGCAAACGTGGGAGCGCGCCATGGCCAAGCCCGTTGTCAGTCCCCAGCGCTTCGTCGAGATGCTCAACGAGCGCCTGAGCAGGCACCCCCTGTACCGGGAGGGCATGCACGTCTACGCCATTCCCCAGCACAGCCCGCGCCCGCGCAGCCTGGTCTGCGTCGGCCCGCGCGGCACCGCCGGCGTGTGCGCCACCATCGAGGTCATCGTGCGCGGCGAATGCGACGTCTTTCCGGACATCGCCCAGGAGTGGGAGCTCAACGGCCCCCGCCCCGGCAGCCTGCCGCACTGAGCCCACCGCACTGAGCCCACCGCACCGAGCCCCCCTCCAGCCAGCTTTCCCGTCACCCTTCCCGCCTGTCTCGGCGCCGTCTCAAACCCGCTCCAGCGGCCGGTGCGGCAGCGCCGGCAGCATGACTTCGATGGCATCGCCCGCGCGCACCGCGCCGCCCGCCAGCACCACCGCCATCACCCCTGCCCGGCGCACCAGCCTGCCGTCCGCATCGCGGCCGAGCACCTCCTTGAGCAGGCCGGGCCGGAACGCTTCGATCTGCGCACAGGGATTGCGCAGGCCGGTCAGCTCCAGCACGGCCTCGGCGCCAAGCCGCAGGCGCGTGCCGACCGGCAGCGCCAGCAGGTCGAGCCCCGCCGTGGCGACGTTCTCCCCCAGCGCCCCGTGCCCGAGGCCGAAGCCCTGGGCCGACCACTGCGCCAGCAGTTCGTCCGCGATCAAGTGGACCTGGCGCAGGTTGGGCTGGCTGGGATCGACCGCCACGCGCGAACGATGCTGCACGGTGACGCCGGCGTGCGCGTCCCCCTCCACGCCGAGACCGGCCAGCAGGCGGATTTCCTGCACCACCTCCTTGCTGAAGCCGTGCACGGCGCTGCGCGCCACCGCGGCCACCCGGGCATCCGGCCCGGCGCCGGCCGCCCTCACGCAGCCTCCAGCGCCACCTGCGGCCGCACCGGCGCCGCCGCCGCATAGCCGGCCGCGAACACCAGCCGGCCGGCCGACCACGTATGCGTCACCAGCGGCTGGCCCGCCACCGTCGCCACCGCGACCAGGTCGGCGCGCAGGCCTGGAATCAGGCCACCGCGGTCTCCAAGGCCGCAGGCGCACGCCGGATTGGCGGTCACCATGGCGAGCGCGCGCCACAGTGGCTGCCCGGCCTGTTGCGCGGCGGCAAAGGCCGAAGGCACCAGCGTCGACGGCTGGTAGTCCGAACACAGGATGCTGGCCACGCCGGCGCGGATGGCGTCGATGGCGCGCATCGAGCCGCTCTGGCTCTTGCCGCGCAGTACATTGGGCGCCCCCAGGATGGTCGGCAGCGCCCGCTCGCACGCGGTACGCGCCGTCTCCAGGTTGATGGGGAACTCGCTCATGCGCACGCCCAGCGCCAGCATGGCCTCGATGCGCTGCGGCGAATCGTCGTCGTGGCTGGCGGCCGGGATGCCCAGCCGGCCCGCGCGCGCCAGCAGGCGCTCGACGCGCCCGGCCACACCCTCGCGCTCCTTCAGCTTGCGCTCGGCGACCTCGCCGGCCGCTTCGCGGCTCATGCCGTGGTTGCCCATCAGGTAGGCCAGGTAGGCTTCCACCGTCTTGAACTGCCCCTGGCCGGGCGAGTGGTCCATCACCGAGATCAGGTCGACCACGCCCTCGTCCATCAACTGCTCCAGCGCCGGCACCGCGGCCGCGTCGGTCACCTCGTAGCGGCAGTGCACGCGGTTGTCGACCAGGCTGTGCGCGCGGAAGGCGGCCACCCTGCGCACGATGTCGGAGGCCGTCTGGTTGTTGCGCACGCCGGCCTCGTGGCTGGAGAAGGACAACGCATGGAAGGGTGTGGTGATGCCCGCGGCGGCATTGCGCCGATCCACCTGCGCCACGGCGAAATCGAGCGGGAACAGCACGTTGGCGCGCGGCTCGGCCTCCTTCTCGATGGCGTCGCAGTGCAGGTCGACCAGGCCGGGCAGCAGGTACTGGCCGTGCAGGTCGACCACCTGCGCGCCGCGCGGCACGGCGGATGGTGCGGGCTCGATGGCGGCGATACGGCCGTCTTCGATCAACAGGGCGCTGTCGGCCAGTTCCTGGTCCGGCAGCATCAGATGGGCATGCGTCAGGTAGATCGGTGGCATGTTCGGTTCCATGGGCAAAGGGCCGGGCGGCCGCTCAGGCGGGCCGGGCGGCGGCGGCGGCGGCGGGCACCATCGTTTCGCCCGTCGCCGGGCGCAGCGGCAGCAGCCGTGTGGCGACGGCGTCGCGCACCGCCTCGTCGTGGAAGATGCCGACCAGGCAGCGCCCCTCGGCCAGCGTCTCGCGCATCAGTTCCACCACCACCGCGCGGTTGTCGGCGTCGAGCGAGGCGGTGGGCTCGTCCAGCAGCAGGATCGGGTGGCCGCCGATGAAGCCGCGCGCGATATTGACGCGCTGCTGCTCGCCGCCGGAGAAGGTGGCCGGCGGCAGGCTCCACAGGCGGCCCGGCAGGTTCAGCCGCGCCAGCAGTGCCGCCGCGCGCTCGCGCGCGGCCTCCTGCGGCACGCCGCGCGCGAGCGCCGGCTCGGCCACCACATCCAGCGCCGAGACGCGCGGAATGGCGCGCAGGAACTGGCTGACATAGCCCACTACGTCGCGGCGCAACTGCAGGATGCGCTGCTCGGGCGCGCTGCTCAGCTCCACCCAGGCCTCGCCGGCGCCGGCCGGGTCGCGCAGGCGGATGCTGCCCTCGGTGGCCAGGTAGTTGCCATAGAGACAGCGCAGCAGCGTGCTCTTGCCGGTGCCCGAGGGACCGGCAAGCACCACGCACTCGCCACGCGCGGCGTCGAAATCGACCGCGTGCAGCACCGGCAGCCGCACGCCGCCCTGGTTGTGCAGCGTGAACAGCTTGCCGAGCCCGCGCACCTCGATCATGCGTTCGGTCATGCGCCCGGCCCCGGCCAGGGGACTCCGTACTTCGTCGTTCATGTTCAGACCTGCAGGATGGAGGAGACCAGCAATTGGGTGTAGGGATGCTGCGGATCGTCGAGGACCTGGTCGGTCAGGCCGCTCTCGACCACGCGGCCACCCTGCATCACCAGCGTGCGGTGCGCCAGCAGGCGCGCCACGGCGAGGTCGTGGGTGACGATGATGGCGGCCAGGCCGAGGTCGCCGACCAGGCGGCGCAGCAGGTCCAGCAGGCGTGCCTGCACCGACACGTCGAGCGAGGCGGTCGGCTCGTCCATGAAGACCAGGCGCGGATGCGTGACCAGGTTGCGGGCGATCTGCAGCCGCTGCTGCATGCCGCCGGAGAAGGAAGCCGGCGCGTCGTCGAGGCGGCCGAGGTCGATCTCCATCTTCTCCAGCCAGGCACCCGCCGCGGCGCGCAGGTCGCCGTAGTGGCGCTCGCCCACCGCCATCAGCCGCTCGGCGATGTTGGCGCCGGCGCTGACCTGCATGCGCAGGCCGTCGCGCGCGTGCTGGCGCACGAAGCCCCAGTCGGTGCGCGCCAGCAGGCGCAGCCGCGCGCTCGACAGCGTGGCCAGGTCGGTCATGCCCTGTTCGCGCACATCGTAGTGCAGGCTGCCCGACTGCGGCGGCGCCTGCATCGACACCGCCTGCAGCAGCGTGCTCTTGCCCGAGCCGGACTCGCCGACCACGCACAGCACTTCGCCGGGATAGAGGTCGAAGCTCACGTGGTGGCAGCCATGCACGCCATCCCAGGTGCGGGTCACGTCCCGCACCGACAGCAGAGGACGGTCCGCGCTCATGCCGCGCCCTCCCCGCCATGCATGCCCTGCGTGCCGGCCTGCGCCTGCTGGCGTCCGGCGCAGTATTCCGTATCGGAGCAGACGAACAGGCGGGTGCCGCTGTCATCCATGATGATCTCGTCCAGGTAGCTGTCGGAGGCGCCGCACTGCGCGCAGCAGGTCGACCACTTCTCGACGGTGAAGGGATGGTCGTCGAAATCCAGGCTCTTGACGCTGGTATAGGGCGGCACGGCGTAGACGCGTTTCTCGCGCCCGGCGCCGAACAGCATCAGCGCGGGGCTGCGGTCGAGCTTGGGATTGTCGAACTTCGGGATCGGCGAGGGCCGCATCATGTAGCGCCCGTTGACCGTCACCGGATAGTCGTAGGTGGTGGCGATATGGCCGTGATGCGCGATGTCCTCGTAGAGCTTGACGTGCATGGCGCCGTACTCGGACAGCGCGTGCATGGTGCGCGTCTCGCGCTCGCTCGGCTCCAGCCAGCGCAGCGGCTCCGGGATCGGCACCTGGAACACCATGATCTGGCCTTCGGCCAGCGGCGTCTCGGGGATGCGGTGGCGCGTCTGCACGATGCTGGCCTGGGCGGTGCGCTCGGTGGTGCGCACCCCGGTCACGCGCGCGAAGAAGCGGCGGATGTTGATGGCGTTGGTGGTGTCGTCCGAGCCCTGGTCGATCACCTTGAGCACGTCCTGGCTGCCGATGATGGCGGCCGTGACCTGGATGCCCCCGGTGCCCCAGCCGTAGGGCAGCGGCATCTCGCGCCCGCCGAACGGCACCTGGTAGCCGGGAATGGCCACGGCCTTGAGCAGCGCCCGGCGCAGCATGCGCTTGGTCGATTCGTCGAGATAGCCGAAGTTGTAGTGGGCGTCGCGCGCGGCGCTGTTGTCGGTCGGCGCCGGCGCGGCGGCGGCCTGGGTCGGGATGGCAGCGTTCATGCCAGCGTCTCCTCTTGCGTTGCGGCAGGCTGCGGCGCGGCGGCGGCCGGCGCCGGCGCGGCGGCCTCGCGCTCGGCGCGCAGGCGGCGCAGCAGCTCCAGGTTGGCCTGGAAGTCCACGTAGTGCGGCAGCTTCAAATGCTGCGTGAAGCCCGAGGCTTCGACATTGTCGCTGTGGTACAGCATGAACTCGACATCGTTGGCGGGCGCGTCGGCGGCTTCGCCCAGCTCTTCGGCGCGCATCGCGCGGTCGGCCAGGGCCATCGACATCGCCTTGCGCTCCCCATAGCCGAACACCAGGCCGTAGCCGCGCGTGAAACGCGGGCCGGCCTCGGCATTGCCGCTGAACTGGCTGACCATCTGGCACTCGGTCAGCTCGATCTCGCCGACGGTGACGGCAAAGCCCAGCTCTTCCACGAACAGCTCCACTTCCGCGCTGCCGTAGCGGATCTCGGCCGCGAACGGGTGCGAATTGCCGTAGCCGCGCTGGGTCGAGTAACCCATCGACAGCAGGAAGCCCTCGTCGGCGCGCGCCAGGTTCTGCAGGCGCGTGGCGCGCTCGGCCGGCAACGTCAGCGGCTCGCGCGTCAGGTCGCGCGGCGCGGGATCGCCGGCGGCCGGCAGGTCCGGCTCGATCAGCGCTTCGCGCTCCAGCAGCTCGGTCACGCGCGGCATGGCGGCCGCCAGCGGCACCTCGGCGGGCGGCAGCGGGTCGGCGACGCGCTCGGCTTCCAGGCTGAAGTCAAGCAGGCGCTGCGTGTAGTCATAGGTCGGGCCCAGCACCTGGCCGCCCGGCACGTCCTTGTAGGTGGACGAGATGCGGCGGCGCAACTGCATGGTGCCGGTATCGAGCGGCACCGTGTAGCCGAAACGCGGCAACGTGGTGCGGTAGGCGCGCAGCAGGAAGATGGCCTCGATCAGGTCGCCGGCCGCCTGCTTGATGGCCAGCGCGGCCAGGTGAGGATCGTGCAGCGAGCCCTCGGCCATCACGCGCGACACCGCCAGTGGCATCTGCTCGCGGATCTGCGCCAGGCTCAGTTCCGGCACGGCGGGATCGCCGCGCCGGTACTCGTCCAGCAAGCGATAGGAATTCAGGATGGCGCGCTCGCCTCCCTTGACGGCCACGTACATCTCAGTCCTCCATGCGGGTGGTGCGCGGCAGCGCGCAGAAGCGCGCCCCGCTGGTCAGCATCAGGTCCACGCCGAGCGGGAAGCGCGCATGGTTGGCGCGCCATTGCGCGCGCAGCCCCGGCGGCAGTCCCTCCACCTGCAGCGCCTGGCGCTGGGCGATGCCGGGACCGCTCAGGCTCAGCGCCTCGCCCTGCTGCAGCGAGGCGACTTCCAGCAGCAGCGTGGCGGAGCGGTCCGGATAGGCCGGATCGCCCTGCGCGCAGGCCGACAGGGCCGGGGCGTCGAAGCCCGCCGGCACCGCCACGAACGCCGCCGCCGCGGGCGTGTCCACCAGCGGGCACCCGCAGTGGAAACGCAGGAAATCGCGCGCGGCTGCCGGCACCTGCGCCGGCAGCCACACCGGCGTGTCGCCGTCGGCCAGCGTCAGCAGCAGCGCCGCCATGGCGGCGCCGAGACCCTGCGGCGCGCCGCAGGCGAGCGCGGGTGCCTGCACCCGCCCGGGGTGGGCCATGGCATCCAGGGCGGCACGGAACACCTGCTGCGCGTCGCCGACCGGGTCGTCGAAGCCGGCCACCAGGCCGGGACCGGCGCCACCGGGCGCCCGCAACTCCATCGTCTTGTCCATCTCAGTCCTCGCCCCTGACCATGGTGAAGAAATCCACGCGCGTCTGCGCCGCCACGGCGGCCTCGGCCGCGCGCCGGGCCGCGTGCGCCTGCGCCAGCGGCGCCAGCACCTCGGCCTCGATGCGCGCCTGCCACGACGGCAGCTGCAGCAGGGCATCCAGCACGGCTGCCTGTTCGGCATGGCGCAGGCTGCGCCCCTGCACATAGGCCACGCCGACTGCGGCGCCCTCGCTGCCCTCGCCATCCAGCGTGACGGCGCAGCGGCTGACCGTGGTCTCGCCCAGGTTGAACTGCGCTCCGGTGCCCCCGGCACGCGCGCGCACCATCGCCATGCCGCACTCCGGCCGGCGCAGGAAGCGCCAGGACGGCAGGCCGCCGGCCTCGCGCAGGCGGCCGAAAGCCGTATCCAGCGCCTCGTCTCCGGCCAGCGCCAGCACGCGCATCCAAGCCGCGCGCCCTGCCTGGCCAGGTGCCGCAGACGCCGCAGACGCCGCTCCGCCGTGCTGGCGGGGAATCCCGCTTTCGCTCATCATCACCCCTATACGTCTATACGTTTAGATGTAAAATTACCACCAACGGCAGCACTACACCATAGGCGCATGAAGCTTTGATGACGCACCCGCGGCGGAGTCGGACTCCTCGCACGGCGGCGCCACGCGGCACCGCAATGAGGCAAAATCGCACAATGACGATGAATGCTTGATGACAGAAGGCAAGGCAATGGCCGAACAAGAAGTCGAACGGGGTTCCGGCGTAGCGGTGTGGCGCCAGATCGGCGAGGCGCTGGCGCACGATATCCGCACCAAGCTGTACGGGCCGGGCGAGCAGCTCCCGCCCGAACCGGAGCTGGCGGCGCGCTTCGCCGTCAACCGCCACACCATCCGGCGCGCCATGGGCGAACTGGAGCAGAACGGACTGGTGCGCATCGAGCAGGGGCGCGGCACCTTCGTGCAGGAACACGCGATCGACTACGCCATCGGCCGCCGCACGCGCTTTTCGCAGAACCTGGCCAGCCAGGGCATGCGCGGCCACAACGAGGTCATGGAGGCGCAGACGCTGCGCGCGCCGGACATCGCCAGGCACCTGGGGCTGGCCCGCAGCGCGTCCATCCTGCGCGTGCAGACGGTGGGCAAGGCGGAGGAACGCACCATCGACGTGGCCGAGCACTACTTCGATGCCGGACGCTTCGACGGCCTCGACGAGCAGATGCGTACCACCAAGTCCATCTCGCGCGCGCTCGGCCACTATGGCATCGCCGACTACACGCGCAAGTGGACGCGCATCACCGCCACCCTGCCGAGCGCGCCGGTGGCACGCCTGCTGAACCAGCCCAAGACCCGGCCGGTGCTGCAGGTGGAATCCCTCAACGTGGACCTCGACGGCCAGCCGCTGCACTACAGCCTGGTGCGTTTCGCCGGCGACTGGGTGCAGCTCACGGTCGCCGATCCCGACTGAGCCGCCCGGCGCGGTGCCGGCAACGGCACGGCGGGCCGCCCTCACTGGTCTAGACATCTGTCTGTCATCTCTCAGCGATAACTTCGCCGGCATGGACACCTACACTTCCCAACCGACACCGCTCGCGGGCCTGACCGGCCGCCGCGTGCTGGGCGCCGACGGTATCGGCGCCGCCACCCTGCCCTTCGATGGCGGGCGCATCGCCACCGGCCGCAGCGCCGGCGCCTGCCTCGACGCCGGCGACCTGCTGGTGCTGCCCGGCATCGTGGACATCCATGGCGACGCCTTCGAGCGCGCGGTGATGCCGCGCCCCGGTGTCAGCTTCCCTTACCAGGCCGCGCTGTTCGACGTCGACCGCCAGTTGCTGGCACACGGCATCACCACCGAACTGCACGGCGTCACCCTGTCGTGGGAAGGCGGCCTGCGCGGCGAAGCCTACGCGCTGCGCATGTTCGACGCGCTGGAGCGCCAGCGTCCCTTCTTCGGCGCCAGCCATTTCGTGCACCTGCGCTTCGAGAGCTACCACCTGACCGGCATCGACACCGCGCTGGACTGGATGGCCAGCGGCAAGGTCAAGCTGCTCGCCATCAACGACCACCTGCCGGGCATGGCCAGGCGCCTGGGCGACGAGCTCAAGGTGGTGCAGTATGCCGACCGCGCCGAATGCGACAGCGACACCTTCCGCAGCCGCCTGCGCCAGGCCAGCCAGCACGCGGCCGAGGTGCCGGCGGCGATGGCGCGCCTGATCGCCGGCGCGCGCGCGGCCGGCCTGCCGGTGGCCTCGCACGACGATCCGGACCGCGCCACGCGCCAGCACTACCACCGCCAGGGCTGCGCCATCGCCGAGTTCCCGCTGACCGTGGAAACCGCCCAGATGGCGCGCCAGCTCGGCAACGACACCGTGTTCGGCGCCCCCAACGTGATGCGTGGTGGCAGCCACACCGGCGCGCCCGATGCCACCGAGATGGTCAGCGCCGGACTCTGCACCGTGCTGGCTTCCGACTACTACTACCCGGCCCCGCTGCAGGCGGCCTTCCATCTCGCCCGCCTCGGCGTGGCGAGCCTGCCGGCGGCCTGGGACCTGGTCTCACGCAATCCCGCGCGCGCGGCTGGCCTGCGCGACCGCGGCACGCTCGCGCCGGGACTGCGCGCCGACGCCATCCTGGTCGACGACAGCGTGCCAGGCTTCCCACGCGTGTGCGCCACCATCGTCGGCGGCGTGCTGCGCCACGCCACCCAGGGCTTCGGCCTGGCCGCGCCGCAGCCGGCGCGCGCCGCCGCATGAATCCCGCGTGAGAGCCACATGAAGGCCGCCATCCAGCAAGCTCACCGCTACGCCGTCTACCTGGCGCCGGCCGAACCCTTCCGCGGCATCGGCAGCCGCTGGCTGGGGCGCTGCGCCGACACCGGCGCCGCGCTGCCCGCCGCGCCGGACGGCGAGGCCCCGCCGGCAGCCTGGACCCGCGCCCCGGCCCACTACGGCCTGCACGCCACGCTGAAGGCGCCCTTCCGCCTCGCGCAGGACCGCACCCCGCCCATGCTCGACGCGGCGGCCCGCGCCTTCGCCCGCGGCCGCCAGCCCTTTGCCGCCCGGCTGGCGCTGCGCAACCTGCGCGGCTTCCTGGCCTGGTGCCTGGACGACAGCCCCGCGGGCGACGAGGGCCGGCGCCACATGCATGCGCTGGCCGACGATGCCGTGCGCGGCTTCGACGCCTTCCGCGCGCCGCCCACGCCCGAGGACACCGCGCGCCGCCGCCCCGAGCAGCTCGGCGCCGCCGAACGCGAGATGCTGGCGCGCTGGGGCTACCCCTACGTGTTCGACACCTTTACCTTCCACATCACGCTGACCGGCCAGCTCGACCCGGCCGCGCAGCAGGATGCCACCGCGCGCCTGCAACGGCTGGCGGGCGGGCACGCCGCCACGGCGATGCCGGTCGCGCGCATCAGCCTCTACGTGCAGCCCGAGCCGGGCGCCGATTTCGTCGTGGCACGCCACTATGGCTTCTCGGGCGCGGTCGAGGACGGTGCGGGCGCGGCCTGGCTGGGGACGGCGGCATGATGGGCGGCATGAAGGGTGCCATGAGCGGCGCACTGGTCTACGTCATGGGCCCCTCCGGCAGCGGCAAGGACTCGCTGCTGCGCGCGCTGCGCGAAGGCCTTGCCGATGGCGATCCCGTGCTGGTGGCGCACCGCTACATCACCCGTCCGAGCGACGCCAGCGAAGCCTCGGTGGCCCTGACGCCGGCCGAGTTCTCGCGCCGCTCGGAACTGGGCTGCTTCGCCCTGCAATGGCGCAGCCACGGCCTGCACTACGGGGTCGGCATCGAGATCGACGCCTGGATGGCGCGCGGACTCACCGTGGTGGTCAACGGCTCGCGCGAGCATCTCGGCGCCGCCCACGCGCGCTACCCTGGCCTGCACGCCGTGCAGGTCCAGGTCCGGCACGAGGTGCTGGCCACGCGCCTGGCCGCGCGCGGGCGCGAGTCCGGCGAAGCAGTGGCGGCGCGCCTGGCGCGCGCCACGCAGCCCTTCGACCTGCCGCACGGCTGCCGCCTGACCCGTCTCGACAACAGCGGCCCGCTCGAACAGGCCGCCGATGCCCTGCTGCGCCTGGTGCGCGCGCCGATCGCCGCCTGAGGGCACCGCCTGAGGGCGACGCCTGACTCCCTCCCGGCGGCGCCTGACTCCCTCCCGTGGGCCTCAGCCCGCCGCACGCACGCAGCGCGCCGCCATGGCGAGATAGTGCGGCAGCGCGGGCGTGGCCAGCCCCACCACCTTCGCCAGATCGTCGTAGCGGCGCAGCCGCACGGCAGCCAGCGCATGCGGGCCGGCGGCGAAGGCTTCGGCCTGCTGCGCGTCGAACGGACCGCCCTGCAGCGCCAGGCTGTGCTGCGAGGCCGGCGACAGACCGGCATGGTAATCCGCGTCGCGGGCGCACAGATAGCGCTTGGCGGCCACGTGCAGGCGCACCGGCTCGGTCACTTCCGCGCCGAACAACGTCGCCAGCGCGTCCGCGCCGGCTTCCTGGTGGCGCATGTCTGTGGTACTGCTTTCGGCCAGCATCAGGTGCCCGATGTCGTGCAGCAGCGCCGCCACCACCAGCGGCTCGGGCTCGCCCGCCTGCTCGGCCTGCCAGGCGCACTGCAGCGCGTGTTCGGTCTGGCTGATGGCCTCGCCGCCGTAGTAGTCGTTGCCGTGGCCGGCGAAGAGGGCTTGGATGCGGTCGAGGGTCAGCATATCGGAGGGGATGGTCATGGGGAAAATCGAAGGGATGCGCCAACGGTGCGCGCCAAGCCTGGTGTCTTGGCTCCCTTTCCCCGCATGGGGAGAGGGTTGGGGAGAGGGGTGGTTTGGCAAGGCGCCACGCATGACGAAGCCGTCGGTGTGATCCAGCACGTGAGCGCAAAGACGAAGCCGAGGGTGTGTCCAGGCCAACGTGCTCAGTCAGCGCCTGCCCTCTCCCCCGGCCCCTCTCCCGCAAGCGGGAGAGGGGTGACAACAAACGCGGTACTGGCCGCGCCTCAGACCAGCACCTTGCGGATCTGCGCGGACAGCACGTCGATCGCCGTGACGAAGGCGATCACGATGATCATCACCGCGCAGGTCTGCGCGTACTGGAAGCTGCGGATGATCTCCCACAGCACGGTGCCGATGCCGCCGGCGCCGACGATGCCGACCACCGAGGCCGAGCGCACGTTCGACTCGAAGCGGTACAGGCAGAACGAGATCCACAGCGGCAGCACCTGCGGGATCACACCGAACACGATCTCCTCCAGCGCGCAGGCGCCGGTGGCGCGCACGCCTTCGACCGGGCGCGGGTCGATCGCCTCGACCGCTTCGGAGAAGAGCTTGGCCAGCACCCCCATGGTGTGCACCCAGATCGCCAGCACGCCGGCGAACGGTCCCAGCCCGACGGC harbors:
- the phnG gene encoding phosphonate C-P lyase system protein PhnG; the encoded protein is MRVLALAGDEALDTAFGRLREAGGLPSWRFLRRPECGMAMVRARAGGTGAQFNLGETTVSRCAVTLDGEGSEGAAVGVAYVQGRSLRHAEQAAVLDALLQLPSWQARIEAEVLAPLAQAHAARRAAEAAVAAQTRVDFFTMVRGED
- a CDS encoding alpha-D-ribose 1-methylphosphonate 5-triphosphate diphosphatase, with product MDTYTSQPTPLAGLTGRRVLGADGIGAATLPFDGGRIATGRSAGACLDAGDLLVLPGIVDIHGDAFERAVMPRPGVSFPYQAALFDVDRQLLAHGITTELHGVTLSWEGGLRGEAYALRMFDALERQRPFFGASHFVHLRFESYHLTGIDTALDWMASGKVKLLAINDHLPGMARRLGDELKVVQYADRAECDSDTFRSRLRQASQHAAEVPAAMARLIAGARAAGLPVASHDDPDRATRQHYHRQGCAIAEFPLTVETAQMARQLGNDTVFGAPNVMRGGSHTGAPDATEMVSAGLCTVLASDYYYPAPLQAAFHLARLGVASLPAAWDLVSRNPARAAGLRDRGTLAPGLRADAILVDDSVPGFPRVCATIVGGVLRHATQGFGLAAPQPARAAA
- a CDS encoding MOSC domain-containing protein encodes the protein MRAAGAGPDARVAAVARSAVHGFSKEVVQEIRLLAGLGVEGDAHAGVTVQHRSRVAVDPSQPNLRQVHLIADELLAQWSAQGFGLGHGALGENVATAGLDLLALPVGTRLRLGAEAVLELTGLRNPCAQIEAFRPGLLKEVLGRDADGRLVRRAGVMAVVLAGGAVRAGDAIEVMLPALPHRPLERV
- the phnF gene encoding phosphonate metabolism transcriptional regulator PhnF → MAEQEVERGSGVAVWRQIGEALAHDIRTKLYGPGEQLPPEPELAARFAVNRHTIRRAMGELEQNGLVRIEQGRGTFVQEHAIDYAIGRRTRFSQNLASQGMRGHNEVMEAQTLRAPDIARHLGLARSASILRVQTVGKAEERTIDVAEHYFDAGRFDGLDEQMRTTKSISRALGHYGIADYTRKWTRITATLPSAPVARLLNQPKTRPVLQVESLNVDLDGQPLHYSLVRFAGDWVQLTVADPD
- a CDS encoding alpha-D-ribose 1-methylphosphonate 5-phosphate C-P-lyase PhnJ; the encoded protein is MNAAIPTQAAAAPAPTDNSAARDAHYNFGYLDESTKRMLRRALLKAVAIPGYQVPFGGREMPLPYGWGTGGIQVTAAIIGSQDVLKVIDQGSDDTTNAINIRRFFARVTGVRTTERTAQASIVQTRHRIPETPLAEGQIMVFQVPIPEPLRWLEPSERETRTMHALSEYGAMHVKLYEDIAHHGHIATTYDYPVTVNGRYMMRPSPIPKFDNPKLDRSPALMLFGAGREKRVYAVPPYTSVKSLDFDDHPFTVEKWSTCCAQCGASDSYLDEIIMDDSGTRLFVCSDTEYCAGRQQAQAGTQGMHGGEGAA
- the phnK gene encoding phosphonate C-P lyase system protein PhnK; amino-acid sequence: MSADRPLLSVRDVTRTWDGVHGCHHVSFDLYPGEVLCVVGESGSGKSTLLQAVSMQAPPQSGSLHYDVREQGMTDLATLSSARLRLLARTDWGFVRQHARDGLRMQVSAGANIAERLMAVGERHYGDLRAAAGAWLEKMEIDLGRLDDAPASFSGGMQQRLQIARNLVTHPRLVFMDEPTASLDVSVQARLLDLLRRLVGDLGLAAIIVTHDLAVARLLAHRTLVMQGGRVVESGLTDQVLDDPQHPYTQLLVSSILQV
- a CDS encoding alpha-D-ribose 1-methylphosphonate 5-triphosphate diphosphatase, producing the protein MPPIYLTHAHLMLPDQELADSALLIEDGRIAAIEPAPSAVPRGAQVVDLHGQYLLPGLVDLHCDAIEKEAEPRANVLFPLDFAVAQVDRRNAAAGITTPFHALSFSSHEAGVRNNQTASDIVRRVAAFRAHSLVDNRVHCRYEVTDAAAVPALEQLMDEGVVDLISVMDHSPGQGQFKTVEAYLAYLMGNHGMSREAAGEVAERKLKEREGVAGRVERLLARAGRLGIPAASHDDDSPQRIEAMLALGVRMSEFPINLETARTACERALPTILGAPNVLRGKSQSGSMRAIDAIRAGVASILCSDYQPSTLVPSAFAAAQQAGQPLWRALAMVTANPACACGLGDRGGLIPGLRADLVAVATVAGQPLVTHTWSAGRLVFAAGYAAAAPVRPQVALEAA
- the phnL gene encoding phosphonate C-P lyase system protein PhnL; translated protein: MNDEVRSPLAGAGRMTERMIEVRGLGKLFTLHNQGGVRLPVLHAVDFDAARGECVVLAGPSGTGKSTLLRCLYGNYLATEGSIRLRDPAGAGEAWVELSSAPEQRILQLRRDVVGYVSQFLRAIPRVSALDVVAEPALARGVPQEAARERAAALLARLNLPGRLWSLPPATFSGGEQQRVNIARGFIGGHPILLLDEPTASLDADNRAVVVELMRETLAEGRCLVGIFHDEAVRDAVATRLLPLRPATGETMVPAAAAAARPA
- the phnH gene encoding phosphonate C-P lyase system protein PhnH, producing MDKTMELRAPGGAGPGLVAGFDDPVGDAQQVFRAALDAMAHPGRVQAPALACGAPQGLGAAMAALLLTLADGDTPVWLPAQVPAAARDFLRFHCGCPLVDTPAAAAFVAVPAGFDAPALSACAQGDPAYPDRSATLLLEVASLQQGEALSLSGPGIAQRQALQVEGLPPGLRAQWRANHARFPLGVDLMLTSGARFCALPRTTRMED
- a CDS encoding carbon-phosphorus lyase complex subunit PhnI codes for the protein MYVAVKGGERAILNSYRLLDEYRRGDPAVPELSLAQIREQMPLAVSRVMAEGSLHDPHLAALAIKQAAGDLIEAIFLLRAYRTTLPRFGYTVPLDTGTMQLRRRISSTYKDVPGGQVLGPTYDYTQRLLDFSLEAERVADPLPPAEVPLAAAMPRVTELLEREALIEPDLPAAGDPAPRDLTREPLTLPAERATRLQNLARADEGFLLSMGYSTQRGYGNSHPFAAEIRYGSAEVELFVEELGFAVTVGEIELTECQMVSQFSGNAEAGPRFTRGYGLVFGYGERKAMSMALADRAMRAEELGEAADAPANDVEFMLYHSDNVEASGFTQHLKLPHYVDFQANLELLRRLRAEREAAAPAPAAAAPQPAATQEETLA